One window of Brevibacterium pigmentatum genomic DNA carries:
- a CDS encoding ABC transporter permease subunit, protein MSATSVRIRQSAAPGVRLPAALRSEAVKFFSLHLPRRLWLSAVVLAAACAALFLTTTGATQSESLDELSQTDIAGTAALGIDAATLVAIVFGAWTVGGEYASGMIRTSLIVTPSRVRLFSAKILWCAAVSVGCGAAAAAAVFAVAQALLLGYGVGPLDVNDPYLLRVIVGSAVMVPFYATAAAASAFLCRSTGGAVVIALSLMFLPALIGVLPGGWQRVLLPFLPGPALHSLSGTAGPGDAEFLAPALALFSLIVWTTVFLGGASAVFGRRDA, encoded by the coding sequence ATGAGTGCGACGAGTGTAAGGATTCGGCAGAGTGCGGCACCCGGGGTTCGGCTGCCGGCGGCGCTGCGGTCGGAGGCGGTGAAGTTCTTCTCGCTTCATCTCCCGCGCAGGCTGTGGTTGTCGGCAGTGGTCCTGGCGGCAGCCTGTGCCGCCCTCTTTCTGACGACGACAGGTGCCACACAGTCCGAATCCCTCGACGAACTTTCCCAGACGGACATCGCTGGAACCGCGGCGCTCGGCATCGATGCGGCAACGTTGGTCGCCATCGTCTTCGGGGCATGGACGGTGGGCGGTGAGTACGCATCGGGAATGATACGCACATCCTTGATCGTCACACCGAGTCGTGTCCGTCTCTTCTCGGCAAAGATCCTCTGGTGTGCTGCGGTGTCAGTGGGATGCGGCGCGGCGGCGGCGGCAGCGGTGTTCGCCGTGGCGCAGGCGCTTCTGTTGGGGTACGGGGTCGGCCCCTTGGACGTGAACGATCCGTACCTGCTTCGTGTGATCGTCGGCAGCGCAGTGATGGTGCCGTTCTACGCGACGGCGGCGGCCGCCTCGGCGTTCCTGTGCCGCAGCACCGGGGGAGCCGTGGTCATCGCCCTGTCGCTCATGTTTCTCCCGGCCCTGATCGGCGTCCTTCCCGGGGGGTGGCAACGTGTTCTGCTCCCGTTCTTACCAGGACCGGCGCTGCACAGCCTCTCCGGCACGGCGGGACCGGGTGACGCGGAATTCCTTGCCCCGGCCCTGGCCCTGTTCTCTCTGATCGTCTGGACAACGGTGTTCCTCGGTGGGGCGTCGGCGGTCTTCGGCAGGAGGGACGCATGA
- the tagD gene encoding glycerol-3-phosphate cytidylyltransferase, with protein MKRVITYGTFDLLHYGHIRLLQRCKEQGDYLVVALSSDEFNAGKGKKSYFSYEERKHMLEAIRYVDLVIPEDNWEQKSTDVEKYHIDTFVMGDDWEGEFDFLKDKCEVVYLPRTPEISTTRIKSELGKS; from the coding sequence ATGAAACGAGTCATCACTTACGGAACTTTCGACCTGCTCCATTATGGGCACATTCGACTGCTCCAGCGATGCAAAGAGCAGGGCGACTACCTGGTCGTTGCACTGTCGAGCGATGAGTTCAATGCCGGGAAGGGGAAGAAATCGTACTTCTCCTATGAAGAGCGCAAGCACATGCTCGAGGCCATCCGCTACGTTGACCTCGTCATTCCTGAAGACAACTGGGAACAGAAGTCGACTGACGTGGAGAAGTACCACATCGACACCTTTGTCATGGGTGACGATTGGGAAGGCGAGTTCGACTTCCTCAAGGACAAGTGCGAGGTCGTCTATCTGCCGCGCACTCCCGAGATCTCGACCACGCGGATCAAGAGCGAGCTGGGCAAGTCCTGA
- a CDS encoding ANTAR domain-containing protein, with amino-acid sequence MDSSARAVVSAPRAQSRMPVFARRSAYETPIRSMLAFQLFVEAENLGALNIFSTHPQAFSDESEHVGLVVAAHAAVALAGSQEVSQLHSALLSRDTIGMAKGVLIERCGFDEHHAFLLLVKVSNASNLKLHELSERLVLTGNLQLNSCCPTGCSDEPG; translated from the coding sequence ATCGATTCGAGCGCTCGCGCGGTGGTCTCGGCTCCTAGAGCTCAGTCACGAATGCCCGTCTTCGCACGGCGATCCGCGTACGAGACTCCTATCCGCAGCATGTTGGCGTTCCAGCTCTTCGTCGAGGCCGAGAACCTCGGTGCCCTCAATATCTTCTCAACTCACCCTCAAGCTTTCTCCGACGAATCGGAGCACGTAGGTCTCGTCGTCGCGGCCCACGCTGCGGTGGCCCTCGCCGGGTCTCAGGAAGTGTCCCAGCTTCACTCTGCTCTCCTCTCACGCGATACGATCGGCATGGCTAAGGGGGTTCTCATCGAACGCTGCGGCTTCGACGAGCACCACGCGTTCCTGCTTCTGGTCAAAGTGAGCAATGCTTCGAACTTGAAACTTCATGAACTGTCCGAACGACTCGTCCTCACTGGGAACCTGCAATTGAACTCTTGCTGCCCGACGGGGTGTTCCGACGAACCGGGGTGA
- a CDS encoding GMC family oxidoreductase yields MINHFDYIVVGAGSAGCVLANRLSADPETSVLLVEAGDSDRSNPMIAIPRGFGELLGDPESVWHYPTRPFGPDQQIEYWVRGKTLGGSSSVNGMVYNRGERADYEILKALGNDGWGWEDMLPAFRSIEAHQFGPSATRGGDGPLHISTAGGGDRLLEDVVEAGVEMGWRRVSDHNDAEGQRIGFAMATIRGGRRWSAADAFLHPIADRPNLTVALGARVDRVVVDDGRAIGIEVRRGGETAEFAAAGEVVLCAGALATPKLLQLSGIGDRATLDAAGVRQVVDSPNVGAGMREHRVFTLQYRLTEDVGYNRLLATAEGRQQSMARYQAQRDGPMAAPSFDLVGFFKTRPELERPDAQVQVAPFSMLPPQQGRGIEVERDPGLLCIAYMLRPTSRGVVRITASEADADLDIEPGYLTTEYDRQTTVDIVRFVRRLFSTSALEKWIEHETAPGVDVQTSQEIIDAGLRTGSAGYHAIGTAAMGPNDDDVVDSRLRVRGVSQLRIVDASVLPTMVSGNINGPVMAMAWRAAGFILDDA; encoded by the coding sequence ATGATCAACCACTTTGACTATATCGTCGTCGGTGCAGGCTCGGCGGGATGTGTGCTCGCCAATCGTCTCTCCGCCGACCCGGAGACCAGCGTCCTGCTCGTCGAGGCCGGAGACAGCGACAGGAGCAATCCGATGATCGCGATTCCACGCGGATTCGGGGAGCTGCTCGGCGATCCCGAATCCGTCTGGCACTACCCGACCCGTCCCTTCGGACCGGATCAGCAGATCGAATACTGGGTGCGGGGGAAGACCCTCGGCGGATCCAGCTCGGTCAACGGGATGGTGTACAACCGAGGAGAACGGGCCGATTATGAGATTCTCAAGGCCCTCGGCAATGATGGGTGGGGATGGGAGGACATGCTGCCCGCGTTCCGATCAATCGAGGCGCATCAGTTCGGACCCTCCGCGACCCGAGGCGGCGACGGACCGCTGCACATCTCTACTGCAGGCGGAGGCGACCGGCTGCTCGAGGATGTCGTCGAGGCCGGCGTCGAGATGGGGTGGCGACGGGTGTCCGATCACAATGACGCCGAGGGGCAGCGGATCGGCTTTGCGATGGCGACGATCCGCGGCGGACGTCGGTGGAGCGCGGCCGACGCCTTCCTCCACCCGATCGCGGATCGTCCCAACCTCACCGTCGCCCTGGGCGCCCGAGTCGACCGAGTCGTCGTCGACGACGGCCGAGCCATCGGTATCGAGGTGCGGCGAGGCGGGGAGACAGCAGAATTCGCCGCCGCGGGAGAAGTCGTTCTGTGTGCCGGTGCTCTCGCCACTCCGAAGCTGCTCCAACTTTCCGGCATCGGCGACCGCGCCACACTTGATGCCGCCGGAGTCCGCCAGGTGGTCGACAGCCCGAACGTCGGTGCCGGAATGCGCGAGCACCGTGTGTTCACTCTGCAGTACCGGCTGACCGAAGACGTCGGCTACAATCGACTGCTTGCCACTGCTGAGGGGCGGCAGCAGTCCATGGCCCGATATCAGGCGCAGCGAGACGGGCCGATGGCCGCGCCGTCGTTCGATCTGGTGGGATTCTTCAAGACCCGCCCGGAGCTGGAGAGACCCGATGCCCAGGTTCAGGTCGCTCCGTTTTCGATGCTGCCTCCGCAACAGGGCAGAGGCATCGAGGTCGAACGAGACCCCGGGCTGCTCTGCATCGCCTACATGCTCCGGCCAACCAGCAGGGGAGTAGTGAGGATTACGGCGTCGGAAGCGGACGCTGACCTCGATATCGAACCCGGATATCTCACCACGGAGTATGACCGGCAGACGACTGTCGATATCGTTCGCTTCGTTCGCAGACTGTTCTCGACCAGTGCACTGGAGAAATGGATCGAGCACGAGACCGCTCCGGGCGTTGATGTGCAGACCAGCCAGGAGATCATCGACGCCGGGCTGCGTACCGGATCTGCCGGCTATCATGCGATCGGAACCGCTGCGATGGGTCCGAACGACGACGACGTGGTCGATTCCCGACTGCGCGTACGCGGAGTGTCCCAACTGCGGATTGTGGACGCATCGGTGCTTCCGACCATGGTCTCCGGCAACATCAACGGGCCAGTCATGGCCATGGCGTGGCGAGCAGCGGGGTTCATCCTCGACGACGCGTAA
- a CDS encoding ABC transporter ATP-binding protein, which produces MISASGLTKQYGAVRAVDDLSFDAKPGVVTGFLGPNGAGKTTTMRMILGLDRPTAGHVTVNGRPYRGASAPMREVGALIDPTALQTGRTARQHLRWLAEAGAMSGARVAEVLDEVELGHAADRRISGFSLGMCQRLGLAAALLGDPATLILDEPANGLDPAGIRWMRDLLRMLAAEGRTVFVSSHQLGEIQQTVDRVVVIDRGRLVVAVDIDDVGAETERVTVRTPQSQALLAVLREHGITVDEPSSGAGSLIVIGVPAATIGDIAAEQGIPLHELSRPEASLENVFLSLTKREDVADGEGRS; this is translated from the coding sequence ATGATTTCGGCCAGTGGACTGACGAAGCAGTACGGAGCGGTTCGGGCAGTCGACGATCTGTCCTTCGACGCGAAGCCCGGTGTGGTGACCGGGTTCCTCGGTCCCAACGGGGCAGGGAAGACGACCACGATGAGGATGATCCTGGGTCTCGACCGGCCGACAGCTGGACACGTCACGGTCAACGGCCGCCCCTATCGAGGCGCATCCGCTCCGATGCGCGAGGTCGGCGCACTCATCGATCCGACGGCACTGCAGACCGGCAGGACCGCACGCCAGCATCTTCGCTGGCTCGCCGAGGCCGGGGCAATGAGCGGGGCCAGGGTCGCCGAGGTGCTCGATGAGGTGGAACTCGGCCACGCCGCCGACAGGCGGATCTCGGGTTTCTCGCTGGGAATGTGCCAGCGGCTGGGTCTCGCGGCGGCGCTCCTCGGAGACCCTGCCACCCTCATTCTCGACGAGCCCGCCAATGGGCTCGACCCTGCCGGCATCCGATGGATGCGCGACCTCCTCAGGATGTTGGCGGCCGAGGGGCGAACGGTTTTCGTCTCGAGTCATCAGCTCGGCGAGATCCAGCAGACGGTCGACAGGGTCGTCGTCATCGACCGGGGACGACTCGTCGTCGCCGTCGACATCGACGACGTCGGAGCTGAGACCGAGCGGGTGACGGTCCGGACTCCGCAGAGCCAGGCACTGCTCGCGGTTCTTCGTGAACACGGCATCACTGTGGACGAGCCTTCGTCCGGTGCCGGGTCCCTCATCGTGATCGGCGTACCCGCCGCAACGATCGGAGACATCGCCGCGGAGCAGGGGATCCCGCTCCACGAGCTGTCGCGGCCAGAGGCGAGCCTGGAAAACGTGTTCCTGTCTCTGACGAAACGAGAAGACGTCGCTGACGGGGAAGGAAGATCATGA
- a CDS encoding TipAS antibiotic-recognition domain-containing protein yields MNSRRMQSPMSDADKREQWGTFADDEKELLDEVEARWGDTAAYAESAKKVSTYTKEDWEQINVSNTAIERRIQELMDAGAEPTSEEAMEIAEEQRCHISRWFYTMDHTFHVQKSDLYVQDPRFRAGIEKNTRPGAAEWLQAAIVANAARWGC; encoded by the coding sequence ATGAACAGCAGAAGAATGCAATCTCCTATGTCCGACGCGGACAAGCGTGAACAGTGGGGAACATTCGCCGACGACGAAAAAGAGTTGCTTGATGAGGTGGAAGCCCGCTGGGGTGATACCGCCGCCTATGCGGAATCCGCCAAGAAGGTCTCCACATACACCAAAGAGGACTGGGAACAGATCAACGTCAGCAACACGGCGATCGAGCGGAGAATACAGGAACTCATGGACGCTGGCGCAGAGCCGACGAGCGAGGAGGCCATGGAGATCGCCGAGGAACAACGCTGCCATATCAGCCGCTGGTTCTACACCATGGACCACACATTCCATGTGCAGAAGAGCGACCTGTACGTCCAGGACCCGCGCTTCCGCGCCGGCATCGAGAAGAATACGCGACCAGGGGCAGCCGAGTGGCTGCAAGCGGCGATCGTCGCGAACGCAGCACGCTGGGGCTGCTGA
- a CDS encoding glycosyltransferase family 4 protein, with protein sequence MYRSSPVPDIPVDDQPDRQLRVLVVAESFLPQVNGVTGSVCRTLDHLRLRGHSAAVVAPTGPDEYAGAPVITTGRVPLIGYSGFRLGVTPAWDLSRLMRLFQPDVVHLASPFVLGATAARTAYRLGIPAVAIYQTDVAGFADRYGMNRWRPALEHRLRRIHHLADRTLAPSHISRRQLEELGVRRVHYWPRGVDLELFSPEKRSESRRRESAPGGEVVVGYVGRLSPEKSLERLQGLQDLPGIRLVLVGEGPSEPGLRALLPDAVFLGPRSGEDLAEVVASFDLFVHTGTEETFCQSAQEALASGVPVIGPEAGGLLERVDHGRNGLLYSTEGSDSLFRAVHELAADPERRRRMGRHARAGLEGQSWQAVGDRLLGHYRAVASAHSVPTREGRAWMHS encoded by the coding sequence ATGTATCGTTCATCCCCCGTGCCCGACATCCCCGTCGACGACCAGCCGGACCGGCAACTCCGGGTACTGGTAGTCGCAGAGTCCTTCCTGCCCCAGGTCAACGGCGTGACCGGTTCGGTCTGCCGGACCCTTGACCACCTTCGGCTGCGCGGACACAGCGCGGCCGTGGTCGCCCCGACCGGCCCCGACGAGTACGCTGGTGCTCCGGTGATCACGACGGGGCGAGTTCCGCTCATCGGCTACTCGGGGTTCCGCCTCGGCGTCACCCCGGCGTGGGATCTGTCGCGACTGATGCGTCTGTTCCAGCCCGATGTCGTGCACCTGGCGTCTCCCTTCGTTCTCGGTGCCACGGCTGCGCGGACAGCGTATCGACTCGGCATTCCCGCCGTGGCCATTTACCAGACCGATGTCGCAGGCTTCGCCGACCGCTATGGCATGAACCGCTGGCGGCCAGCCCTCGAGCACCGCCTCCGACGCATTCATCATCTGGCCGACCGGACGTTGGCACCCTCGCACATCAGCCGCCGGCAATTGGAGGAGTTGGGTGTGCGACGCGTCCACTACTGGCCGCGGGGAGTCGACCTCGAGCTGTTCTCCCCCGAGAAGCGATCGGAGTCCCGACGACGCGAATCGGCGCCCGGGGGAGAGGTTGTCGTCGGCTACGTCGGCAGGCTCTCGCCCGAGAAATCGCTAGAACGCCTGCAGGGTCTTCAGGATCTGCCTGGGATCCGATTGGTGCTCGTCGGCGAGGGGCCCAGCGAGCCCGGACTCCGGGCGCTCCTGCCAGACGCCGTTTTCCTGGGCCCGCGATCGGGTGAGGACCTCGCCGAGGTCGTCGCCTCGTTCGATCTGTTCGTCCACACGGGGACAGAGGAGACATTCTGCCAGTCGGCGCAGGAGGCGCTCGCCTCAGGCGTTCCTGTCATCGGACCAGAGGCTGGCGGACTGCTCGAGCGCGTCGACCACGGGCGCAACGGACTGCTCTATTCGACCGAGGGCTCCGACTCCCTTTTCCGAGCCGTGCACGAGCTCGCTGCGGACCCCGAACGGAGACGGCGGATGGGTCGGCATGCTCGCGCCGGGTTGGAGGGGCAGTCGTGGCAGGCTGTGGGTGACCGGCTGCTCGGCCACTACCGGGCGGTCGCGTCCGCGCATTCCGTTCCGACCCGAGAGGGGCGTGCATGGATGCATTCCTGA
- a CDS encoding TetR/AcrR family transcriptional regulator — MPKIVDHEQRRKQIAEAVWAIVAFRGFEAVTLRSVAGEAGVSMGTVQHYFTNKEEMIYFACTQFVEQATSGAESLMEQSNDPDAPRTIIRAIMQQTMPLTEEQRIGSAVWLAFVSRAAVDDQLGEFIREAWNGLHRFVSAQLRTAQEAGQVPTALNTGIEAASLIALADGLASHLLVGQHTAKLAIEAVDHRLEQLFTD, encoded by the coding sequence GTGCCCAAGATCGTCGATCACGAACAGCGCAGGAAGCAGATCGCAGAAGCCGTATGGGCGATTGTCGCCTTCCGCGGCTTCGAAGCCGTGACCCTCCGATCAGTCGCCGGCGAGGCGGGGGTTTCGATGGGAACGGTCCAGCACTACTTCACGAACAAGGAAGAGATGATCTACTTCGCCTGCACGCAGTTCGTCGAACAGGCGACATCGGGCGCCGAATCACTGATGGAGCAGTCGAACGACCCGGATGCGCCGCGGACGATCATCCGCGCCATCATGCAGCAGACCATGCCCCTTACCGAAGAGCAGCGTATCGGCAGTGCCGTATGGCTGGCCTTCGTCTCACGCGCAGCCGTCGACGACCAGCTCGGGGAGTTCATCCGGGAGGCGTGGAACGGTCTGCACAGATTCGTCAGCGCTCAGCTGAGAACCGCTCAGGAGGCCGGTCAGGTACCGACGGCCCTCAATACCGGGATCGAGGCGGCGAGCCTGATCGCATTGGCTGACGGCCTCGCCTCCCACCTGCTTGTCGGTCAGCACACCGCGAAATTGGCGATCGAGGCGGTTGACCACCGGCTTGAGCAGCTGTTCACCGACTGA
- a CDS encoding DedA family protein — protein sequence MDAFLNLLEQTVASPWLYGLVALVVALDSTVPAIPAETLVITAGAYAAQGEPDVALLVAAAAIGAVFGDHLTHQLGRSTGRLSRLLRLRGWGGSVYRWAGKGLHERGGMLIIGARFIPGGRTATTFASGAVRYPRARFALFSSIAGLAWAVYSSGIGYAGGVVFHEQPLIGVAVGVGLAVVLGAVVELVRKLRVRRDTSNAPAEELNSIR from the coding sequence ATGGATGCATTCCTGAATCTGCTGGAGCAGACCGTCGCCTCTCCGTGGCTCTACGGGCTCGTCGCGCTGGTGGTCGCTCTCGATTCGACCGTTCCGGCGATACCGGCAGAGACGCTGGTCATCACTGCCGGTGCCTATGCCGCTCAAGGCGAACCGGACGTCGCTCTGCTCGTAGCCGCGGCCGCGATCGGGGCGGTGTTCGGCGATCATCTCACTCACCAGCTCGGGAGGAGCACCGGGCGGCTGTCTCGGCTGCTGCGGCTCCGCGGCTGGGGCGGCAGCGTGTATCGCTGGGCAGGGAAGGGGCTGCACGAGCGCGGAGGAATGCTCATTATCGGTGCGAGATTCATCCCGGGCGGACGGACGGCGACGACTTTTGCTTCGGGGGCAGTTCGCTATCCCCGCGCGCGGTTCGCGCTGTTCTCGAGCATCGCCGGGCTGGCCTGGGCTGTGTACAGTTCAGGAATCGGCTATGCCGGGGGAGTGGTGTTCCATGAACAGCCGCTTATCGGGGTCGCCGTCGGGGTCGGTCTGGCCGTCGTCCTCGGTGCTGTGGTCGAACTCGTACGGAAGCTTCGCGTCCGGCGCGACACGAGCAATGCGCCCGCAGAAGAACTAAACTCGATCCGTTGA
- a CDS encoding CDP-alcohol phosphatidyltransferase family protein, translating into MPENSSAKHPTLSELRAKAQPPEVRSRKNAEHWTAQLYLRHISIYFTMLLVRTKISANGVTGLMIVAGWCIAFSLLIPGIWGAILAVFFSQAQMYIDCCDGEVARWRGTSGAKGVFLDKVGHYTTEGLVAVALGIRAVGEWNNLIDDPAGSYPLLLAGTVLAGLVLLNKALNDMVHVSRAFNGLDKLADSKEATALNPGVISTLKRIARFVPFHRIFHSVEMSLMALASSIVTAIAVSAGAEPLFGERWLVLIMAPLCLLSVIGHFMSIMASRRLS; encoded by the coding sequence GTGCCCGAAAATTCTTCGGCTAAACATCCGACGCTGTCGGAGCTTCGGGCCAAGGCACAGCCACCGGAAGTTCGCAGTCGGAAGAATGCCGAGCACTGGACGGCGCAGCTGTACCTCCGCCATATCTCGATCTACTTCACGATGTTGCTCGTGCGTACGAAGATCAGTGCCAATGGTGTCACCGGCCTGATGATCGTGGCGGGTTGGTGCATCGCCTTCAGTCTTCTGATCCCAGGCATCTGGGGCGCGATTCTGGCTGTCTTCTTCTCTCAGGCCCAGATGTACATCGACTGCTGTGATGGTGAGGTTGCCCGTTGGCGAGGAACCAGCGGCGCCAAAGGCGTGTTTCTGGACAAGGTCGGCCACTACACGACTGAGGGTCTGGTTGCGGTTGCACTCGGAATCCGAGCAGTGGGGGAGTGGAACAACCTCATCGACGATCCCGCTGGGTCCTACCCGCTTCTGCTCGCCGGAACGGTTCTCGCCGGACTGGTGCTTCTCAACAAGGCTCTCAACGACATGGTTCATGTCTCCCGCGCGTTCAACGGACTCGATAAACTCGCGGATTCGAAGGAAGCCACAGCACTGAATCCGGGAGTCATCTCCACCCTCAAACGAATCGCTCGGTTTGTGCCCTTCCACCGCATCTTCCATTCGGTAGAGATGTCTCTGATGGCATTGGCCTCGAGCATCGTCACCGCGATAGCTGTATCGGCAGGAGCTGAGCCCCTGTTCGGCGAACGGTGGCTCGTCCTCATCATGGCTCCGCTGTGCCTCCTCTCAGTCATCGGTCACTTCATGTCGATCATGGCATCGAGGAGGCTGTCATGA
- a CDS encoding CDP-glycerol glycerophosphotransferase family protein, producing MTFLPAELPHTAVRGASFAQSVAKLAAQRLRERVRESRLPDEFHPQDDDQFVAAAYFAGDLSSVYQLEQWLWPFAQLETRLKELGHGDRPFGIMVRNALVAKHLKGVTSFPVRFSRLTKGLDEFMQSPSLRAVFYVNQGTSNFQALRYPEPAHVHLSHGESEKISMISNQLKGYDYVFTAGQAARQRIEQTLYGLGDDRMFDVGRPQLDRPRSVPREWEEFKTKNPDGKVVFYAPTWEGDSPSMAYGTIAYNGVEIVNSLLEAGYRVIFRPHPRTGVMRHEFEKAVEDVAEIVESDPRGFLDKSPDVSWQLDEADLAVVEMTSVAFDWLASGKPLVMVKPHEPAAEVLEGGLLDRCPAVDPMNRQGVVDLIEEAEARRGLVAELAQFYLGDTAAGEQTSRFIQASEQVIRNRSEERRLKHAE from the coding sequence ATGACCTTCCTACCGGCAGAACTGCCGCATACCGCAGTACGTGGTGCCTCGTTCGCGCAGTCAGTTGCCAAGCTCGCAGCGCAGAGACTGCGTGAGCGTGTTCGCGAGTCCCGGCTGCCTGACGAGTTTCACCCTCAGGACGACGACCAGTTCGTGGCGGCTGCCTACTTCGCAGGGGATCTCAGTTCGGTCTATCAGCTTGAACAGTGGCTGTGGCCGTTCGCGCAGCTTGAGACTCGACTCAAAGAGCTCGGTCACGGTGATCGACCTTTCGGCATCATGGTCCGAAATGCTTTAGTGGCCAAACACCTGAAAGGTGTCACCTCTTTTCCAGTTCGCTTCTCACGCCTGACAAAGGGACTGGACGAGTTCATGCAGTCGCCGAGCCTGCGGGCAGTGTTCTACGTCAATCAGGGAACGAGCAACTTTCAGGCTCTGCGTTACCCTGAACCGGCTCATGTGCACCTCAGCCATGGTGAGAGCGAGAAGATCTCGATGATCTCCAATCAGCTCAAAGGTTATGACTATGTCTTCACCGCCGGTCAAGCCGCCAGACAGAGGATTGAGCAGACTCTCTACGGCTTGGGCGACGACCGCATGTTCGATGTTGGTCGACCCCAACTGGATCGTCCGCGCTCCGTACCTCGCGAGTGGGAGGAGTTCAAGACGAAGAATCCTGATGGAAAAGTGGTCTTCTACGCGCCGACGTGGGAGGGGGACTCTCCATCGATGGCGTATGGAACCATCGCCTACAACGGAGTGGAAATAGTCAACTCACTTCTGGAAGCTGGTTACCGAGTGATCTTCCGGCCTCACCCTCGTACCGGAGTGATGCGTCATGAGTTTGAAAAAGCTGTCGAAGATGTAGCGGAGATCGTCGAATCCGATCCTCGAGGATTCCTCGACAAAAGCCCGGATGTGTCATGGCAATTGGACGAAGCCGATCTTGCTGTTGTCGAAATGACTTCGGTGGCCTTCGACTGGCTCGCCTCCGGGAAGCCGCTTGTGATGGTCAAGCCCCATGAACCAGCCGCGGAAGTGCTCGAGGGAGGTCTTCTGGATCGATGTCCGGCAGTCGACCCGATGAACAGGCAAGGAGTTGTCGACCTCATCGAAGAAGCCGAGGCGCGAAGGGGGTTGGTCGCTGAATTGGCTCAGTTCTATTTGGGCGACACAGCAGCCGGTGAGCAGACTTCACGGTTCATCCAGGCGAGTGAACAAGTGATCAGAAACCGTTCGGAGGAACGTCGTTTGAAGCACGCTGAGTGA
- a CDS encoding phosphotransferase has product MSDFDPEVRRALDLCRSLEGPDLDLDKAEAVWKESLALPGAHEPGQDRWFHGDLVGENLLVTGGELSAVLDFGAVSVGDPTIDLHGAWEILDATACEVFARRLGVDGTEWLRGRAWALGVSLTALSYYWSTMPGRRDDRFAMAHNVLSD; this is encoded by the coding sequence CTGAGTGACTTTGATCCGGAAGTTCGCAGGGCGCTCGATCTCTGCAGGAGCCTCGAGGGCCCAGATCTCGACCTCGATAAGGCCGAGGCGGTCTGGAAGGAATCGCTGGCGCTGCCCGGCGCCCATGAACCAGGACAGGATCGCTGGTTTCACGGCGATCTCGTGGGAGAGAACCTGCTGGTCACCGGTGGGGAACTCAGCGCAGTTCTCGATTTCGGTGCCGTTTCCGTCGGCGATCCTACGATCGATCTCCACGGAGCGTGGGAGATACTCGACGCCACGGCCTGTGAGGTGTTCGCACGCAGGCTGGGCGTCGATGGGACCGAGTGGCTCCGCGGCCGTGCCTGGGCGCTCGGAGTCTCTCTCACCGCGCTTTCATACTACTGGTCGACCATGCCCGGCCGACGGGACGATCGCTTCGCGATGGCACACAACGTGCTGAGCGACTGA